In one Candidatus Pelagibacter sp. HTCC7211 genomic region, the following are encoded:
- a CDS encoding TRAP transporter substrate-binding protein yields the protein MIKSKKSLKGAKTPSRRKFFKAAAATGAAAATAVAMPNVAFGAPLTLKMQAAWPSGANIFFEMAGDYAKMVSDMSGGELKIDLQPVGAIVKTSEIGQAVSSGVVDMGHWVTAYWYGKNAAASLFGTGPSYGMSSQEVMGWMEYGGGRALYEEAVKSVGFNYTGFFHMPMPAQPFGWFKKNVTKVSDVKGMKYRTVGLATNVLTAMGMVVRQLPGGEIQPAMKTGLIDAAEFNNPTSDSQFGMQDVSKHYHLGSFHQSQEMFEIPMNTKRLNSLDPKHQAILKNAAYAANSDNYFKALVRYSTDLGKLMNEHKVNVYQTSDAILAEQLKGWDKIIAEFSGKDAFFKKVVDSQKAYAKRTMKYLLMNQPNYKLAYENEFGPIAKVKI from the coding sequence GATTAAAAGTAAAAAATCATTAAAAGGTGCAAAAACACCTTCAAGACGTAAGTTCTTTAAAGCAGCAGCAGCAACAGGTGCAGCAGCAGCAACAGCTGTAGCAATGCCAAATGTGGCTTTTGGTGCTCCATTAACTTTAAAGATGCAAGCAGCTTGGCCTTCAGGCGCAAACATCTTTTTTGAAATGGCAGGAGACTACGCAAAAATGGTTAGCGACATGTCAGGAGGAGAATTAAAAATTGATCTTCAACCTGTTGGAGCAATTGTAAAAACTTCAGAAATTGGACAAGCAGTAAGTTCAGGTGTAGTTGATATGGGTCACTGGGTGACTGCATATTGGTACGGTAAGAATGCTGCAGCTTCACTTTTTGGAACTGGTCCTTCATACGGAATGTCATCTCAAGAAGTTATGGGATGGATGGAGTATGGTGGAGGAAGAGCATTATACGAAGAAGCAGTTAAAAGTGTAGGATTTAACTATACTGGTTTCTTCCATATGCCGATGCCAGCACAACCATTTGGTTGGTTTAAAAAGAATGTAACAAAAGTATCTGATGTTAAAGGCATGAAGTATAGAACTGTTGGTCTAGCGACTAACGTTTTAACTGCTATGGGAATGGTCGTAAGACAATTACCTGGTGGTGAAATCCAGCCGGCTATGAAAACTGGTTTGATTGATGCTGCAGAGTTTAACAACCCAACATCAGACTCACAGTTTGGAATGCAAGACGTCTCTAAACATTATCACTTAGGAAGTTTCCACCAATCTCAGGAAATGTTTGAAATTCCTATGAATACTAAGAGACTAAACAGCCTTGATCCTAAACATCAAGCTATCTTGAAAAATGCTGCTTATGCCGCAAACTCAGATAACTACTTTAAGGCACTAGTTAGATATTCTACTGACTTAGGTAAATTGATGAATGAGCATAAGGTAAATGTTTACCAAACATCTGATGCTATCCTAGCAGAACAATTAAAAGGTTGGGATAAAATCATTGCTGAGTTCTCAGGTAAAGATGCTTTCTTTAAGAAGGTAGTAGACTCGCAAAAAGCATACGCTAAGAGAACTATGAAGTATCTGTTGATGAATCAACCGAACTACAAATTAGCTTATGAAAATGAGTTTGGTCCAATTGCAAAAGTTAAAATTTAA